A window of Nicotiana sylvestris chromosome 8, ASM39365v2, whole genome shotgun sequence genomic DNA:
TATAGATCATCAAAATTAGGCACCAAAATATCATGCTTGATACAAAATGTAGATACTTTATCAACAAATAAATTCCATTCATCATCCCTCCTTAAAGTTTGCAATCTTTTCTTTGCTACTTGAACTAGTACCATGGCATTTGCAATATCTTGCTCTTTTCTTTGTAAGGATACATTCAACTCATTTGTGATTCCCAAAATATCTGTCATTAAATGCAACAAGAAAGCAACCTTGTATGTTTGACAAGCTTCGAGATACCCTGATGCCTTAGCTCTATCATCTAACATACTTGCATCTTCAACAAGAGTATCAAGAACATCAACAATAGAGCCAAACATACGAATAAAGTTTCCAAATGACTTGAAGTGGGATCCCCAACGAGTATCACCGGCTCTAACAAGACCAAGTTTTTGATTCAAGCCTCTACCTGTTTTTAGTTCACCCATATCTAATGCCTCTTGGAGTTTTTCGTTTTGGGAATCTCAAAATTCATCCACACGTTTAAAAGATGCTCCCAACACATTCAAAATATTTGAAACCAATAATACAAGTTCACCTACTTGAACACACTTCTTAGAAATCGCAACAAAAGTCAATTGAAGTTGGTGTGCAAAACAATGAATAGAATGAGCCGATCTACTTTCTTGTTTAATCAACTTTTTAAGACCTTTAATATAACCTTGCATATTGCTTGCCCCATCATAACATTGTCCACGTATAGAAGATAAACTTAAAGAATGATGAACAAGTACATCGACAATTGCTTTCTTTAGAGATAAAGCACTAGTATCTCGAACATGAACAATGCCAATAAATCTCTCCATCACACTTCCTTTTTTATCGATATACCGTAAAATAATAGACATTTTCTCTTTGCGTGACACGTCTAAAGACTCATCAACTAATAAAGCAAAGTAGTCACCATTTAGATCCTCTATTATAGCCTTAATAGTTTCTATCTTACATGCGGTCACAATTTCTTTTTGAATATCTGAAGAAGTCATCTTATTATTTTTTGGAGCACGTTTCAACACAAAGGGTTTAATCTTATCACATTTATCAGCATACCATGAAAGAATTTCAATAAAATTACCCTTGTTCAATGACGTTTCACTTTTTGATCATGACCGCGAAATGCAAATCCTTGATTCAAGAGAATCCTTACCACATCAACTGAAGCATTTAAGCGAACCCAATACTCACTCTTAGTTTGATCAGAATGTTTCTCAAATGCAGCAGCAATAGATTGTTTTTGCCGCATTAGATCGTCACAATTTCTATTTGCTTTATTGTGAATACTATTTGGCAAACCAACATGCTTCTTAAAACATTCTTTTCTATTCCAATTCCTAAACCCTTTACTCGAAAAAACATCACCACCACCTTAATGAATACTTTCTCCCTTAAATAAATAACAAGGTAAATAATATGCAGCATCGGTACTAACACTATACTCCAACCAATTAAATTCATCAAACCATATAGGATTAAAACGACACTTAAATCCAGAAAAGTCAGATTGAGGGAAGTCATGATACCGAGGTTGGCAAGGACCACCTTGAATGTATGCCCTCCTTATTTCATCGCAATGGTTTGGATGATACTCCAATATTGGAGTTCTTTCAGCTGGATCGGACTGTGGAACAATTGTATCAATTACTTCTCTGTTAGATTGATTTTGAGAAGCCGAAGTTATTTTTGGTACTTTGTTGTAAAATTTCAACAAGTTCATTGCAACTTCAATTCCTGAATGTATAAAGTAGTTAAAACATATTACTCCTcaataattaaataaacaaaagGAACATCAACAGTTTGTGTTTGAACTTACAAGTTACAACAAGCAATATACATAAATGCTAACTAATTACTCACGGTGTACTGTCCCAAAATGGCAAAAATATTTATCATATAAAAAATCAGAGAAATTTAACACAACTGAAACTttgaagcaaaaaagaaaaagaaagacgaGAGATTCGAAGTTCGAACCAGTTCAATGGTGGAATGGAGTATTCGGATTTCGGACAGTCGGAGACTCGGAGTAACACCGGCGAAGACGGAGAGCAGCAAGAACTTTCAAAAGTAAAAGTTCGTTGGCAGAGAAATCGAAGAAGATGGAGATTTTGGTCTACCTAGGTTTCGGGGAAGATGGAGATGGAGATTTTGGTCTACCTAGATTTTGGCAGAGTAATCTAAGAAGATGAAAATCGGTGATGATGGAGAGCAGCAAGAACTTTGATGGATTGATTTTGACTTTTAGGGATTAGATTTGTTTATTCCTAATTTTTGTTTTATACAGATTTGTTTATTCATGATTTTATATTATAAAGTAattcaaacaaagaaaatgacGTCGTTTAGTCTGCTTATCTAGTTGTCTTTAAAAAGAATTATACTGCAACAAAAATTTGTGGAGCGAGGTGTTCGAACTTACGCCTCTAAGGCATTTTGAACGCCCTTTACCTCTGGGCTATGCCTCTTCATTGTTACAAGGGTGTTCAATATGTATTACATATATATAAATTCTAATATTTTACTATATACCCGGTATTATTTTTCGACAaagggtggtcagttgaccacccttgCTACACTGTACCTTCGCCCCTGATCATAATAACTCTCATGCCTTTATATCCATAACCCCTCAAATGTTTAATTTATAAGTTTATGACAATTTATTGTAGTATTCCTCCATATGTACCTATATTATAAGGACCTCTATACAAGAACAAATATCATGTTTTGAACAAAGATATTGACGATCATCCGTGCTTCTTCTTTTGAATGATAATAATGTGATTTTTCCGTTACTAAATTTTTTTGGATGAATCAAACTTATTTTGACACCTCACTCATGCCTATAGAAGTATTCTACTTAACATTGCTGATTATCACGGCTTGACTGGTGATATAGTTGAAAACTTGAAagacattttttgaattatgaatcaTCCAAAGGTAACAGTTTACTCCATTCTATATAATAGGCCGAGTATTAGATATGTTTAACATTTATTTGAGGAACCCTTATATGTTTTATGCAGATCATTAAGAATGATATTGGATAGTTTGAAGAAAATTATAGAAGATTCGAGTAAAAGAGAAAAGATTTGATTGATTTATACAAGAAGTTTAAGAGTGAAATAAAGAGGTAGGAGCACAAGGACGCTTCAAATTATCTCTTTCGCCTAATTGACATTCTTTCTATGTACTCTTTTGCTCCATAATTTACTTTAAGCCCAAGTTAGATTCACACAACCACAAAGTTATTCTAAATGAGGTTATAGTTGCAAGTAGAGTTTAGCTGACGCTTCttattcaaattctttgtttttaACGTTGCCAAtcatatattaatattttatggAGATCCAACTTATGCAGATACATTATCAGATTTTAGGACAACTTAAAAAAATACAGTTCCTCTATGATGTCATTACAACTACAAGTGGGGGGATATATGTGTATATTTAACTAATTATATGACTATCGACATACATTAGATATCTGTTTATTGCATcaaaattttataattattttattttagtaATAGTATTTGCTGGGTCTCGGACAAAGTCCTTCCATCTCATCAATTTTGATCCTTCTTCACCAAAAATTGATTTactttttataatttaattttgtagtatataattttgaaataagTGCACTGAAATTTTATATCGGCCAAGATTGTTTTACTATTTGTGCTTAGTCTTCTCATAGAAATATTAAATGGACAGGATTATTTTGATTCCCAACATAAAAATTTGTAACTTACACAACTTTTAGTCGAAACTAATTAAAGAAAcataagagagagagaaagagagagacaACGTTCCATGGTGTGTAACGTCCATATAGATATATTTGGTTCAAGGGTTTGCTCAAAGGGATATATTAAAAGATCAAGAAGTACATATAGTGAAAAATACCATCATAAAACAGCTAGAGTAAAATAAGTTTTACTTTTACAATTCGACTTAGTAACAATTTGAGCTCACAAAAGGAGAAATTAAGTATTAGACTTAGAGGGTGTTTGGATGGGCTTTTAAGCTGGTCAAATCAGCTTTTAAAgtttttttatagtttttttcAGTGTTTGACAAAGTCAAAAAGTgcttaaaataagttaaaaattgCTTAAAACAAACTAAAAGCAAGAAGATGGGCAATCCCAACTTATTGTTTTTTGGCTTAAAAACTATTTCTGCTGAAAAACCACtttttttaagccaatccaaacgaaCTCTTAGTGTTAGCATCTGTACAAATCAACTAGGATCAAAAGTGAAGGATCCCTTCTTCACACGAATCCTAAAGTTCGGATACCCCGTTTCATGTATTCGTTCTTCAAAGTGTACGTGTAGTAATATCCCTAAGGTTTCATATTAACTTTTAATTTGTGCACTGCAAATGATTTCTATTAGACTAAACATCATCTCCTCCCATAAATAACTTTTTCTTAATGTAGTGcaataaaatattattaaagaGGGAATATTAGAAAATAAATAGGaaaaaacaaaataataaaatGTAAAGAAAAGAGGAATTGCCAAGTTTCATGTGTACTGCTGATGGatgaatatttatttgtttttttatttctttggtcttttttactattattttacatattttcctcttttttcaaatattgagaaactttcgaaaaatattttataaactaAAACTCAAATATGCATATATTAAATTTACTATTATATTTTATAATCGCGCGAGACGCGGACAAATTCACTAGTTCATGATAAACTTGGGGTTATATGCAGTTACATGTTGCATATCTTTTCTATACTCTAGTAACGGGGATATGCTTAATATATTATGTATGCTAACTGCTAACATCGTGTGAGACCATTAATTATGGTTAGTGAGTGATTTCATGGAATCTTTCTTAGATTCTTAAAGAAGTAGGTAGTCAAATGTGAGACCACACGATGAGTTTCTAAAGTTTTTTAGGTTAGGGTGCATTGCTACTTTAGGAATATTTGTATTGAGAAAAAAGTGGTATAATTAAGTATTTGTTATGAAATATAATTCAAAGTAGCAATatggaacaaggaaataaaagcaatttagtaaaacatgaacaagaaatgaagatagagagaaggaagagattttttttctttaattgtgtgtgttttcctatctattacaaggcctttatataggcatgaaaaatgaagaaaatatgtcatggaatatgtcattgaacatagaaaatatgtcattgaatatgtcattaagcatttgacatgaagatcacggaggaagagtagacatccaccataatatgatatttatcataacactcccccttggatgtccataaataatgtgcctcgttaaaaccttattagaaAAAAACCTTAtgggaaaaaaatcctaatgaaggaaaaagagtacatatatttagaaatacgccttttggttgcctcgttaaaaaccttgcaaggaaaacccggtaggacaaaaccttgtaaggaaaaaagagtacaccgcatattaactccccctgatgagagcatcagttCACATCCTTCAGCCTtcacatcccaatcttgtacaccagtttcttgaaggttgccgtcagtagagatttggtgaacaaatcaaccatattatcacttgaacgaatctgttgcacattgatatcaccattcttttgaagatcatgtgtgaaaaataactttggtaaaATGTGCTTTGTCTTATATCCTTTTATGAATCATCCCTTTAATTGGGCCATGCATggtgcattgtcttcatacaaaattatgggtagtttgtcacacttcaaaccacattttgtctcggataagatatattatagacctcaaccaaatacattctcgacttgcttcatgaatagaaattatctcagcatgattagaagaagtagccacgattgattgcttagtcgatcgccaagatatgacagtgcctccaaatgtaaacacatagcatgtttgagatcaaaccttgtgtgtgtcagataaatactctacatcggcataaccaacaagatcaggATTGCAATCATTgacataaaataagcccacactGGTAGTCCTTTTAGATAacacaatatgtgtttgatttcactccaatgtctccttgtaggagcagagctatatcttgttaagacattaactgaaaatgtTATGTCACGCCTTTTAGTGTTAgaaagatacattagtgcatcaattgcactaagatatagtacttcaggaccaacaagttctttattattttcatgaggtcggaatggatctttatttatatcgagtgatctcacaaccatcagGGTActaaatggatgtgctttatccatataaaatcgctttaaaatcttttcagtgtatgctgattgattgataaaaatttcatctttcatatactcaatttgtagaccaagacaaaattttgtctttccaagatctttcatttcaaattctttctttaaacagtttactgctttaggaagctgcctgggagttgtaatgatatttgaatcaacaTACACaaagattataacaaattcaaatctagatctttttataaagatacaaggataaattgaatcattcttgtacccttcttttaATAGGTACTCACACaagcgattataccacatgcgccttgattgtttcaatccgtataaggatttttgaagctttatttaatagaTTTCTTGGAAACATTAATAtgtttcaaaataattttaatccttcaatgatttccattatacgcatatcaagttttcatgtattGGCAGATTAAAACTTGAAATAATTATATCCACCATAAcagaacatgtctccatataatcaatgtgaggatatttactaattttctggtgtcacaagtcgtctttatgtctatcgacatGAACTTTTTGCACAAGAACATATTTATACCTCCATTGgttttatactttcaggtgttgggactattcgcccaacttcacattttttcaaatgaagtcaattttcattgcgtatttttcatttggccaatcgtttatctgtccaaatttcatgacaaatttgagctcaagatcctcgtcaatattaataatattgagcgctacattatgttaacaatatcgtcgacgatcattttatatcggttcaattattacacaataaagacataacttattgagatctctttatctcattattttcaggtacctgagcctctcacatgaggtcttacgaagtgttatgtcgtggtgctcttctagagcacttgcctccttattatgaccattttgcccctctccttcttcaaggagttttatctttggaaccgattggtatgttacgcttcatgcgtgccatagactctgtccctcatagactttattctatttggagcattaacaactgaaatatgacatttagctttgggtcaacaaatgcgtctggcaataatttataaattaattatcacttgaacttcaagttcatattttcttgtacgaggatctatatgtattcataataattcatttcacgtatcactttctcagctatCCATTTTCTCCCcataatgttgggatcaccaacacatttcccaaccttctttgggaacccatctttgtgcattgtggtggcataattaaatcatctAACACattcatatttctatatagaaattatttggttcctgaccctgaaccgattgtgatcgggagaaatttttataacttggctagatgcgtacaagtgctggtgtatattaaataatgcacctcataccaaatttcatttttgggAGTTTGTTCTCATAACcgatgatttagctataattggaggcatacaatttcagctaaaccaacttggatttaaaccagtattatcaagataaatcatcataatttatattatggaattgtgctctaataatttgaggaagcaatcttgcaaaaatcAAACTGCAAGTtcataacaaatgcacatgtgaccataaaatagatgcatctattaaaatcatataatagtaaacggtccacatggcaggtgactgagcccatatatatatatatatatatatatatatatatatatatatatatatatatatatatatatatatatatatatatatatatatcaccttttattccttccagaaatcaagggattcaatcacaacctttaactggtatatcatgagaataagcagcataagagaattcttgaagaatcttctattcttcaatatatgtcaatgtaattctaaattaatttttcgcatcataattgaaccgagatggtcaaccggtcatgccaattaatatttattttagtaaacctttagtttacttgtggcatatgactCTAGCATCAtacttatatttgtgtagtacaaatagaaagaagatcgggtaacctttcatatttacctggtatgattatagaaatatgaagatattcaatcttcctttcatttatagtctcaatatgcaatcactttgacttatatatttgaaactcaaaaagtttcttttgagactttacaatatcaatgtcatgaataagtttattcgtccgggtagtaacaaattagtttttcggtgttcttaacaacttttgtactacaagatcttttatcataccattcatatggtaaatgtctccttcacggataaaattatatcataataaattgtcatggtcaaaatcatcataagcaaaatcatttcttgctttaactttgcctttaataacttttacaaggcatgacaaaataatatttggcgtaccacatgtacgcgaccaatgacatattcatgtaaccacacaataatatttattctctttattttactcaaatCTCCCTTAGATGTGAGTTGTGTGGcattcatataatcatgaattgcatgtctttattcattgcttttatcatatattgccacattcaactttaAGAATGagtttgcattctcaatgcttatcacacgtcacattctcttcaaggaatggatcataatcagcgacgtgctttattattttcataccaatttgatggtaagcattgccttcacattttgaaggactattttgagaacccttattgttctccttttataatcatagtgatgattattattattttgatatttggaacacccacgttcattgttcaaccacttgtcttcattgaaacttattatgcactgctatcacattcacttcaagaatggagcaaatcaagtgggacaattttcatgtcttttcatgaaaaatataatatttttctttagtcatcattatatcataaaTATGGTACATTGAGAttcaaacccaatgtcttaccaatataaaggcatgttaggccataataaattgggactcaaaactaactcttatcattatggagcatcaggacttgatcccgatgtcttaccctcaatcaatggcataataggctaaacaatattgagattcattctcaagccttaatttcaatcacatgccaagaaagttatacacaactaatttgcaacttagcaaatcaaatttgctttcttaaataagtgtacaaatctcaaatcagcgtaaagctttattaattatttgtagcatctatatgaaatacaaccgtttgtagtcagaatatttcttctaaattctattagagtttaaaaggatcataaaatcattgtcataatatttattgagtctctctaaaaaatattgttgttttcggggtatactctacctattggatttgatttaacgccatgactttTCTTTACTCAAtttaaccaagcaattagtgaataaatttatcaaaagtacacctaacacatatatagtactaatacataaattgaacatttatattacctgaaaagtgacattataggtaacaacttaccagttgtagcttgtgcatcattcatataaaatacttaaaaatggtaagtcagtagcaagcatcaagtaggtcatggatactcaaaaatacctcttctagtagtcatactaatcattgtttgctttcaaatgatacgaccataaattatgaagtatactttctcaatagctggtttgttttccaaatatcaaagaagtaattaatcaacctagataaagatgtgaagtatttcttgttttcttcaagatgatttatgcttttaatcagtatgaccaaatttattttattttttattccttttttttggtactatatgcaagtgtaaaaattcaaaaggaaaaaaaatattcatccaagtaaaagaaaatgtttaaagcggaaggacagattgaagatagttaacacataaatatgcataggacaatttatataaaatatccttggttaccatgacatgcatcatatcaacaattaactgctactatgattttcacatatagaacttcgaaaattttattccattcatgtgatataaaagatgtaatattaatatgtgcttatgcaatacaggtgtaatacgaagttgtgtgcatatgagattttaaaggagtgacaagtataagataatcataccttctacatttcattacttaccatatgtagtttctctttatatttaaccatgtgatgatatgtatggcttctaattgtaatctttccgaatgtaggaaattttttgtagatatatatatacaattggttagagactcgtgctgataacgtgttatgaaatataattcaaagtagcaatatggaacaaggaaataaaagcaatttagtaaaacatgaacaagaaatggagatagagagaatgaagagatttttttctttaattgtgtgtatttttctatctattacaaggcctttatataggcaagaaaagtaaagaaaatatgtcatggaatatgtcattgaacatagaaaatatgtcattgaatatatcattaagcatttgacatgAAAATCATGAAGGAAGAGTAAACATccaccataatatgatatttatcataacaacATCATCATTTTTATAATCAAATTACCTTTAAAGTAATAGTAGAATTCGACTACGTTAGGCTTTGATGATTGCTTTTTCCTAATCGATTTGCATTTATTTTATTCACTTTTtcccattttttgtttttttcccttCTTACTTTTTTGATTTAAAAGCTCAAGATATTGATTCAAACTTGACAGGTTTTGCTAGAACTATTTTGGTAATATTTCAGTCTTGAATGGctctaaattaaaattaatacaaTCTTGTTGATCATTAAGCCCTAAGTCTATGATTATTATAAAATATAGATTAGTAGGGTAAAGAAACGCTAGAGATGCATGCCCTAAGGCCTAAGAGCAGCGCAATGCCTTCTGAAATATTTAGTATCGCTGTTTTATATTTTTGACCCAAATATTAGGCTTAATATTATTTTTACCCCTTGTGATTATGTCAGAGTGGTTTATTATTAGTGGCAAGGAAAGAAATGTTGCATATGTATCAAAGAATTTCCTTAATATCCATTAATTTATGGagtataaataatataattaatcCTGTAGTTCTGTAACTCAAATGTTCAAGTATTAGGGCCTTAATTAATTTTTGCTGATTTATTTGCTGGTTTTGAAAATATGATAAAGAGATTTTCCAGTCGGATGCTAGAAGTAATAGTATTACGTAAAATGATTGACcctaaaaaaacaaacaaacaaaaagcCTCATAAGAATGCTGGTGCGTCAGATGCTTCTTATCGTTTTCTATGATTTATATGGTCTTGTTGAGGCCGATTTGATGGTCTGGACTACTGAAAATTGAAGCCATACTAAACCAAATATTGGACCAAGCCCAAGTTATTAGGATACTAAACAGGAGTACCTAAAGTAGGGGAAGTGCACGGTTgaccactaataacacatgtatttacttttaagccaccgtttaaaatatttttagtctttagccactgctttaataaacttta
This region includes:
- the LOC104214806 gene encoding uncharacterized protein, whose amino-acid sequence is MRQKQSIAAAFEKHSDQTKSEYWVRLNASVDVIKPFVLKRAPKNNKMTSSDIQKEIVTACKIETIKAIIEDLNGDYFALLVDESLDVSRKEKMSIILRYIDKKGSVMERFIGIVHVRDTSALSLKKAIVDVLVHHSLSLSSIRGQCYDGASNMQGYIKGLKKLIKQESRSAHSIHCFAHQLQLTFVAISKKCVQVGELVLLVSNILNVLGASFKRVDEF